The Panulirus ornatus isolate Po-2019 chromosome 55, ASM3632096v1, whole genome shotgun sequence genome has a segment encoding these proteins:
- the LOC139765551 gene encoding uncharacterized protein isoform X1 → MVLHKGENTPSEDDDIVLAPAETTDEEVPTGLTEEGGPTGLTEEGGATGLSEEGAAAAAPSVMPSTAPGEGSSSPSVATQPPQGPSPGQAESPLPPRRTASNVLAEKLAELNRERDVLRDHLHPINRPLLERWSAVQRRRDYLLRANFCETSNDLMLVEVRRVKRVVTHALQLMVCPSYVMGMFRNALQQVLNAIPGAERHMRTDNPHADFEGDFLPPRRRPVPTDSPHDPRWNSYLRNNHPLFNASLSMYQNIPELDYYGLGPPPDTADSREEAVGTRRGSSSLRHDAPVVSGEETLLPGDQRRVGSPTVVPSWNRSGGGESCATRSTEDHLLEVLPPLRRRDRRRVRSADISGRHISPEPLRLGDTVAAEPPVVVVAGHRLPQRWVSPSLLEDRQEPLSSSSNTDDSLTDVTSPSASPASIDPVGTDNLLNGGANATNDHILEPPVDVELPPLPLPVLPPEVLEQQQQQQQQEGSHGSTASHPDSSPPMEDSSSAARTRPIIPEADRHFSYSQAEYPYREPSHSSSFGSPHLIFSFTDEQELGIRPSLHMITPLDESSSTTSSTDHSRDEEEPSDHRRTKFRKRSSSKGVEESRGACAETTDSSTTDTTTSTSGTDASTTGNRPENEQTTVEIPDISEFTITIFSNSESE, encoded by the exons ATGGTGTTGCACAAGGGTGAAAACACTCCATCTGAAGACGATG ATATCGTGCTTGCACCGGCAGAAACCACGGATGAAGAGGTACCTACAGGATTGACTGAGGAAGGCGGACCTACAGGATTGACTGAGGAAGGCGGAGCTACAGGATTGTCTGAGGAAGGCGCGGCGGCTGCTGCACCCTCGGTAATGCCGTCAACCGCTCCTGGCGAAGGGTCTTCCTCCCCATCCGTGGCCACCCAGCCACCC CAGGGCCCTTCACCTGGACAAGCAGAGAGTCCCCTGCCACCACGTAGGACAGCCTCAAACGTCCTCGCTGAAAAGCTA GCGGAACTGAACCGCGAACGAGACGTCTTGCGGGACCACCTCCATCCTATAAATCGTCCTCTGTTGGAGCGTTGGTCAGCCGTCCAGCGAAGGAGGGACTACTTGCTCCGCGCTAACTTCTGTGAG ACTAGCAACGACCTCATGCTGGTCGAGGTTCGACGCGTGAAGCGGGTGGTGACCCACGCCCTACAACTCATGGTCTGCCCCAGCTACGTCATGGGCATGTTCCGTAACGCCCTGCAGCAGGTGCTGAACGCCATCCCTGGCGCGGAGCGCCACATGAGGACCGATAACCCACATGCTGACTTCGAGGGAGACTTTCTTCCTCCCAGACGACGCCCGGTCCCCACCGACAGTCCCCACGACCCTCGCTGGAACAGCTACCTCAGAAATAACCATCCGCTCTTCAACGCGAGTTTGTCTATGTACCAGAACATTCCTGAACTAGACTACTACGGCTTGGGGCCGCCCCCAGACACTGCCGATTCTCGGGAGGAGGCTGTAGGTACAAGACGAGGCAGTTCGTCGCTTCGGCACGACGCCCCTGTCGTATCGGGAGAAGAAACACTCTTGCCCGGAGACCAGCGTAGGGTTGGCAGTCCCACTGTAGTGCCCTCCTGGAATCGGTCGGGCGGTGGCGAAAGTTGTGCGACTCGGAGTACGGAGGATCACCTGCTGGAGGTGCTCCCTCCTCTGAGGCGGCGTGATCGCAGGAGGGTTCGAAGTGCCGACATCTCGGGGCGGCACATCTCGCCCGAGCCTCTCCGGTTAGGGGACACCGTCGCCGCCGAGCCTCCCGTAGTGGTTGTGGCCGGACATAGGCTCCCCCAGAGATGGGTGTCTCCCAGCTTGCTCGAGGATCGACAGGAacccctctcttcctccagtaATACCGACGATTCCCTCACAGACGTGACTTCTCCCTCCGCCTCCCCAGCTTCGATTGATCCAGTCGGCACCGACAACCTGTTGAACGGTGGAGCAAATGCCACGAATGACCACATCCTGGAACCTCCCGTTGACGTGGAATTGCCTCCGTTGCCCCTACCAGTGCTTCCGCCAGAGGTactggaacaacaacaacaacaacagcagcaggagggaagcCACGGCTCCACTGCGTCCCACCCTGACTCATCCCCGCCAATGGAAGATTCCTCCTCGGCAGCTCGCACTCGGCCCATCATCCCCGAGGCAGACCGACACTTCAGCTATTCCCAGGCCGAGTACCCGTACCGAGAGCCAAGCCATAGTAGTTCCTTCGGCTCGCCTCACCTCATATTTAGCTTCACGGACGAGCAGGAGTTGGGGATCCGTCCTAGCCTGCACATGATCACTCCGTTGGACGAatcgtcctctaccaccagtagCACGGACCACTCCAGGGACGAGGAAGAGCCTTCCGACCACCGAAGGACCAAGTTCCGCAAGAGATCCTCCAGCAAGGGTGTCGAGGAGAGCAGGGGGGCATGTGCTGAGACGACCGACTCCTCCACGACGGACACCACCACCTCAACGTCGGGTACAGACGCCTCCACGACAGGGAATCGTCCAGAGAATGAACAAACTACAGTAGAGATCCCTGATATAAGCGAGTTCACGATCACTATTTTCTCCAACTCTGAAAGTGAGTAA
- the LOC139765551 gene encoding uncharacterized protein isoform X2, whose amino-acid sequence MVLHKGENTPSEDDDIVLAPAETTDEEVPTGLTEEGGPTGLTEEGGATGLSEEGAAAAAPSVMPSTAPGEGSSSPSVATQPPGPSPGQAESPLPPRRTASNVLAEKLAELNRERDVLRDHLHPINRPLLERWSAVQRRRDYLLRANFCETSNDLMLVEVRRVKRVVTHALQLMVCPSYVMGMFRNALQQVLNAIPGAERHMRTDNPHADFEGDFLPPRRRPVPTDSPHDPRWNSYLRNNHPLFNASLSMYQNIPELDYYGLGPPPDTADSREEAVGTRRGSSSLRHDAPVVSGEETLLPGDQRRVGSPTVVPSWNRSGGGESCATRSTEDHLLEVLPPLRRRDRRRVRSADISGRHISPEPLRLGDTVAAEPPVVVVAGHRLPQRWVSPSLLEDRQEPLSSSSNTDDSLTDVTSPSASPASIDPVGTDNLLNGGANATNDHILEPPVDVELPPLPLPVLPPEVLEQQQQQQQQEGSHGSTASHPDSSPPMEDSSSAARTRPIIPEADRHFSYSQAEYPYREPSHSSSFGSPHLIFSFTDEQELGIRPSLHMITPLDESSSTTSSTDHSRDEEEPSDHRRTKFRKRSSSKGVEESRGACAETTDSSTTDTTTSTSGTDASTTGNRPENEQTTVEIPDISEFTITIFSNSESE is encoded by the exons ATGGTGTTGCACAAGGGTGAAAACACTCCATCTGAAGACGATG ATATCGTGCTTGCACCGGCAGAAACCACGGATGAAGAGGTACCTACAGGATTGACTGAGGAAGGCGGACCTACAGGATTGACTGAGGAAGGCGGAGCTACAGGATTGTCTGAGGAAGGCGCGGCGGCTGCTGCACCCTCGGTAATGCCGTCAACCGCTCCTGGCGAAGGGTCTTCCTCCCCATCCGTGGCCACCCAGCCACCC GGCCCTTCACCTGGACAAGCAGAGAGTCCCCTGCCACCACGTAGGACAGCCTCAAACGTCCTCGCTGAAAAGCTA GCGGAACTGAACCGCGAACGAGACGTCTTGCGGGACCACCTCCATCCTATAAATCGTCCTCTGTTGGAGCGTTGGTCAGCCGTCCAGCGAAGGAGGGACTACTTGCTCCGCGCTAACTTCTGTGAG ACTAGCAACGACCTCATGCTGGTCGAGGTTCGACGCGTGAAGCGGGTGGTGACCCACGCCCTACAACTCATGGTCTGCCCCAGCTACGTCATGGGCATGTTCCGTAACGCCCTGCAGCAGGTGCTGAACGCCATCCCTGGCGCGGAGCGCCACATGAGGACCGATAACCCACATGCTGACTTCGAGGGAGACTTTCTTCCTCCCAGACGACGCCCGGTCCCCACCGACAGTCCCCACGACCCTCGCTGGAACAGCTACCTCAGAAATAACCATCCGCTCTTCAACGCGAGTTTGTCTATGTACCAGAACATTCCTGAACTAGACTACTACGGCTTGGGGCCGCCCCCAGACACTGCCGATTCTCGGGAGGAGGCTGTAGGTACAAGACGAGGCAGTTCGTCGCTTCGGCACGACGCCCCTGTCGTATCGGGAGAAGAAACACTCTTGCCCGGAGACCAGCGTAGGGTTGGCAGTCCCACTGTAGTGCCCTCCTGGAATCGGTCGGGCGGTGGCGAAAGTTGTGCGACTCGGAGTACGGAGGATCACCTGCTGGAGGTGCTCCCTCCTCTGAGGCGGCGTGATCGCAGGAGGGTTCGAAGTGCCGACATCTCGGGGCGGCACATCTCGCCCGAGCCTCTCCGGTTAGGGGACACCGTCGCCGCCGAGCCTCCCGTAGTGGTTGTGGCCGGACATAGGCTCCCCCAGAGATGGGTGTCTCCCAGCTTGCTCGAGGATCGACAGGAacccctctcttcctccagtaATACCGACGATTCCCTCACAGACGTGACTTCTCCCTCCGCCTCCCCAGCTTCGATTGATCCAGTCGGCACCGACAACCTGTTGAACGGTGGAGCAAATGCCACGAATGACCACATCCTGGAACCTCCCGTTGACGTGGAATTGCCTCCGTTGCCCCTACCAGTGCTTCCGCCAGAGGTactggaacaacaacaacaacaacagcagcaggagggaagcCACGGCTCCACTGCGTCCCACCCTGACTCATCCCCGCCAATGGAAGATTCCTCCTCGGCAGCTCGCACTCGGCCCATCATCCCCGAGGCAGACCGACACTTCAGCTATTCCCAGGCCGAGTACCCGTACCGAGAGCCAAGCCATAGTAGTTCCTTCGGCTCGCCTCACCTCATATTTAGCTTCACGGACGAGCAGGAGTTGGGGATCCGTCCTAGCCTGCACATGATCACTCCGTTGGACGAatcgtcctctaccaccagtagCACGGACCACTCCAGGGACGAGGAAGAGCCTTCCGACCACCGAAGGACCAAGTTCCGCAAGAGATCCTCCAGCAAGGGTGTCGAGGAGAGCAGGGGGGCATGTGCTGAGACGACCGACTCCTCCACGACGGACACCACCACCTCAACGTCGGGTACAGACGCCTCCACGACAGGGAATCGTCCAGAGAATGAACAAACTACAGTAGAGATCCCTGATATAAGCGAGTTCACGATCACTATTTTCTCCAACTCTGAAAGTGAGTAA